From a region of the Vanrija pseudolonga chromosome 2, complete sequence genome:
- the nosA gene encoding C6 finger domain transcription factor nosA — MDQHMRAEGRADAAASRPEPGAKQTRTKSGCLTCRVRKKRCDEARPVCATCTRLGIDCLGYEGASKPAWMKKREMIADVSRRVKKAVSDTRTAKMNLHWSAKAAERARQMERRIGGAEGGAVVSSSSPVQPENPLSSNDVNAAADFDSRPPSGSGHVDLIQDLADLLPNPMDIGGDPDVTSIDISSIPTQLVPAAASPGAESDLDQDLISLLGLDPTSLVLTLHPTASYFPLLSQPSSTYPTPTPTHSPDMRYFDHYLKVILPYQYPFDRQTMVDLIAPLAFTNSVVFASVTSMAALHMGSKRQRRRPGASHHLPMPDTDVEFAETSLRHNVNQLKTMPLTRFDTHEMIVATMAVTSFHLFDGGNRKGWRESVDLCRRCLASTLRGQGLFSPPDTSGLMSRLGHLLNPLIWTDILTSVTEGVASKFLPLYRTLLLDGHTEAVKGRLLKETVMGCDSTTRLALAETIALSEWKQEAQRMGQLSLRSLLTHASGIERLLEERHWRESHLMAATDLGGQQRNAMSDVFYQAARVLLATVVNGCFPDVLEVATTVRDTMAALTAVDTIGVEGADRALVFPIVIAASHASSLPQRQFFLDRFTRLGDEAQFGNTQSALRLVNEIWRQRDGGAPGTEVCWRTVMFELDDEGLLLI, encoded by the exons ATGGATCAACATATGCGCGCAGAAGGTAGGGCCGAcgcggcagcgtcgcgcccAGAGCCGGGTGCGAAGCAAACGCGGACCAAGAGCGGCTGCCTCACGTGTCGCGTACGCAAGAAG CGCTGCGACGAAGCTCGACCAGTGTGTGCAACATGTACCCGTCTCGGCATCGACTGCCTGGGCTACGAGGGAGCTAGCAAGCCAGCGTGGATGAAAAAGCGCGAGATGATCGCCGATGTGTCCAGGAGAGT AAAGAAGGCGGTGTCCGATACGCGGACGGCCAAGATGAACCTGCATTGGTCTGCCAAAGCAGCTGAGCGGGCACGACAGATGGAGCGGCGCATAGGTGGGGCAGAAGGCGGGGCGGTCGTCAGCTCTTCTTCCCCCGTGCAACCCGAGAATCCACTGTCCTCCAACGACGTGAATGCAGCAGCGGATTTCGATTCCCGACCGCCCTCTGGCAGCGGACATGTTGACCTCATACAAGACTTGGCCGACCTCTTGCCAAACCCCATGGACATCGGCGGGGATCCTGACGTGACCTCAATCGATATCAGCTCTATCCCAACCCAGCTGgtacctgctgctgcatcccCGGGCGCCGAGTCCGACCTCGACCAGGACCTCATCTCACTCTTGGGCCTCGACCCCACCAGCCTCGTCCTCACGTTACACCCAACAGCGAGCTACTTTCCCCTCCTATcccagccgtcgtcgacatacCCAACGCCCACGCCGACTCACTCACCAGACATGCGCTACTTTGACCACTATCTCAAGGTCATCCTACCGTACCAGTATCCCTTTGACCGCCAGACCATGGTTGATCTCatcgcgccgctggccttTACCAACTCGGTCGTGTTCGCCTCCGTGACGAGCATGGCCGCGCTGCATATGGGCTCCAAGAGACAAAGACGACGTCCAGGTGccagccaccacctcccGATGCCCGACACCGATGTCGAGTTTGCAGAAACAAGCCTCCGGCACAATGTCAACCAGCTCAAGACCATGCCATTGACGCGGTTTGACACACACGAAATGATCGTCGCGACAATGGCCGTGACCAGCTTCCATCTGTTCGACGGCGGCAATCGCAAGGGGTGGAGGGAGTCAGTCGATCTGTGTCGGCGGTGTCTGGCGTCGACACTACGCGGGCAAGGATT ATTTTCTCCTCCCGACACGTCGGGCCTCATGAGTCGCCTCGGACATCTCCTCAACCCGTTGATATGGACCGACATTCTCACCTCGGTGACCGAAGGGGTGGCATCCAAGTTCCTCCCGCTCTACCGCACCCTTCTGCTGGACGGCCATACCGAGGCCGTCAAAGGGAGGCTGCTCAAAGAGACAGTCATGGGCTGTGATAGCacgacgcgcctcgcccttgccgaaACGATTGCTCTGTCCGAATGGAAGCAAGAGGCCCAACGGATGGGCCAACTGTCGTTACGAAGCTTGCTCACACATGCGAGTGGCATTGAGCGACTCCTGGAAGAGCGGCACTGGCGGGAGAGCCATCTGATGGCAGCCACAGACCTTGGTGGCCAACAGCGCAACGCCATGTCGGATGTCTTCTACCAAGCCGCCCGAGTTCTCTTGGCCACGGTCGTGAACGGCTGCTTCCCGGACG TGCTCGAAGTCGCAACAACAGTCCGAGATACAATGGCAGCCCTGACCGCCGTGGACACCATTGGTGTTGAGGGGGCCGATCGGGCACTGGTCTTCCCGATCGTAATCGCCGCCTCACACGCCTCAAGCTTGCCCCAGCGCCAATTTTTCCTCGACCGCTTCACTCGTCTGGGGGACGAGGCGCAGTTTGGCAAT